The Litchfieldia alkalitelluris genome has a window encoding:
- a CDS encoding biofilm-forming protein gives MKKNGITNSSIEQIKNDHETESAFQQDKTNSKKKNKK, from the coding sequence ATGAAGAAGAACGGAATTACAAATAGCAGTATAGAACAAATTAAAAATGACCACGAAACCGAAAGTGCCTTCCAACAAGATAAAACTAACTCAAAAAAGAAGAACAAAAAATAG
- a CDS encoding LysE family transporter, with protein sequence MSVFLSYILLGLSLAAPIGPVNAAQIDRGIKHGFLHAWLVGVGAVVADGVYMLIVYFGVVQFIDTPMVKTFLWLFGAFVLIYTGIESLFSAGQIQSKQFRDKEERPIKAFFSGFLMSLTNPLTILFWLGIFGSVLAKTASTYANAQLILYSAAIFIGLLLWDVTMAAVSSSFRKFLTSQLLTLISFLSGLSLIGFGVYFGIQGIRLLFGI encoded by the coding sequence TTGAGCGTTTTTTTAAGTTATATCTTACTAGGTCTTTCATTAGCAGCACCAATAGGTCCGGTAAATGCTGCACAAATTGACCGGGGCATCAAACACGGATTTCTACATGCTTGGTTGGTAGGAGTTGGGGCAGTTGTAGCGGATGGGGTTTATATGCTTATTGTTTACTTTGGGGTTGTTCAATTCATTGACACTCCAATGGTAAAAACCTTTTTATGGCTTTTCGGAGCATTTGTCCTCATATATACTGGGATCGAAAGTTTATTCAGCGCCGGACAAATTCAGTCAAAGCAATTTCGCGATAAAGAAGAACGTCCTATTAAAGCATTTTTTTCAGGTTTTTTGATGTCATTAACAAACCCTTTAACCATCTTGTTTTGGCTCGGAATCTTCGGATCAGTTTTAGCAAAAACAGCTTCTACCTATGCAAATGCTCAACTGATTCTATATAGTGCAGCTATTTTTATCGGTTTATTATTATGGGATGTGACAATGGCAGCTGTATCTAGTAGTTTTAGGAAATTTTTAACATCACAACTATTGACGCTTATCTCCTTTTTATCAGGCTTGTCTCTCATAGGATTCGGTGTTTACTTTGGAATTCAAGGAATACGGTTACTTTTCGGAATATAA
- a CDS encoding amino acid permease: MKENSAKKSKGKMKWWQLSLFGVGCTIGTGFFLGSSIAITKSGPAVLILFILAAIGTYFVFDALAKMTASDPQKGAFRTYAKKAFGHWAGFSIGWVYWASEMLIMGSQLTALSIFSQFWFPKVPLWIFATGYAVLGIIVLLIGVKWLNRVEGFLAVIKIAAIMMFIIIASAGLLGMFGGVDGNLPTTTEEFFPRPFIGLWSALILAFYAFGGIEIMGLMATQLKNPKEAPKAGKVMILLLTVIYVASIGLAVILVPWDAFNTEKSPFVTGLRNFDLSFIPHLFNSALIIAGFSTMAAALFGVTSILVNLSEDGDAPKFFSKKGKLKIPIPALGLTTAGLVTSIVLSLLMPDSIYEYITTGAGLMLLYNWAFILLSACRNLSPGLLDRIKYYTGLVLIFLAVSGTILTKESRPGFFISLGFVILIGAITLKMNSVWKKSEGKSGSSSLFKKLEKP, from the coding sequence ATGAAGGAAAATAGTGCGAAAAAGTCCAAGGGAAAGATGAAATGGTGGCAGCTGTCTTTATTTGGTGTCGGTTGTACTATTGGAACTGGATTCTTCCTAGGTTCTAGTATAGCGATTACTAAGAGTGGGCCAGCAGTTTTGATTTTATTTATATTAGCTGCGATAGGAACGTATTTTGTTTTTGATGCATTGGCAAAAATGACTGCCTCTGATCCACAAAAAGGAGCATTTCGTACCTATGCTAAAAAGGCGTTTGGGCATTGGGCTGGATTTAGTATCGGTTGGGTCTATTGGGCTTCTGAAATGCTTATTATGGGAAGTCAATTAACCGCACTTTCAATTTTCTCGCAATTTTGGTTTCCGAAGGTTCCGCTTTGGATATTTGCGACAGGTTATGCCGTATTAGGAATTATTGTTCTATTAATAGGTGTTAAGTGGTTAAACAGGGTAGAGGGTTTTTTGGCAGTAATTAAAATTGCGGCAATAATGATGTTCATTATAATTGCATCAGCTGGTTTGTTAGGAATGTTTGGGGGGGTAGATGGCAACCTACCAACAACAACTGAGGAATTTTTTCCAAGACCATTCATAGGATTGTGGTCTGCGTTAATCTTGGCTTTTTATGCATTTGGTGGGATAGAAATTATGGGCTTGATGGCAACTCAACTGAAAAATCCAAAAGAAGCCCCAAAAGCTGGAAAAGTTATGATTTTATTATTAACAGTAATTTATGTTGCATCAATTGGATTAGCGGTTATTCTTGTTCCATGGGATGCGTTTAATACTGAAAAGAGTCCATTCGTTACGGGCTTGCGGAATTTTGATTTGTCTTTTATTCCGCACTTATTCAATTCAGCATTAATTATTGCGGGCTTTTCTACGATGGCTGCAGCTCTTTTTGGTGTAACAAGTATTTTAGTCAATTTATCAGAGGATGGAGATGCGCCCAAGTTTTTCTCGAAGAAAGGAAAATTGAAAATCCCAATACCTGCTTTGGGCTTAACGACGGCTGGATTGGTCACTTCTATAGTATTGTCTTTGCTTATGCCAGATTCAATTTATGAGTATATCACTACCGGTGCAGGATTAATGCTGTTGTATAATTGGGCTTTTATCCTATTATCTGCATGTAGAAACCTTTCGCCAGGGTTGTTGGACCGAATAAAATATTATACAGGTCTTGTACTGATTTTTCTTGCGGTATCAGGAACAATCCTAACTAAAGAGAGTAGGCCGGGTTTTTTTATCAGTTTGGGATTTGTTATCTTAATAGGAGCAATCACCTTAAAAATGAACTCTGTCTGGAAAAAAAGTGAAGGTAAATCAGGGTCTTCTTCTTTGTTTAAAAAACTTGAAAAGCCATAA
- a CDS encoding YozQ family protein, translating into MSSKKTNSTDLAGRYYEPEDYKKEDELSQGLAITHEQASDVMTEGEIKPVIENVNGEDIEIPRVGYTEDK; encoded by the coding sequence ATGTCGTCTAAGAAAACAAATTCAACTGATTTAGCGGGTAGATATTATGAACCGGAAGATTATAAAAAAGAAGATGAGTTATCACAAGGGCTTGCAATAACTCACGAACAGGCTAGTGATGTTATGACTGAGGGTGAAATAAAACCAGTTATTGAAAATGTAAATGGTGAAGATATTGAAATACCGAGAGTAGGATACACAGAAGACAAATAG
- the ribD gene encoding bifunctional diaminohydroxyphosphoribosylaminopyrimidine deaminase/5-amino-6-(5-phosphoribosylamino)uracil reductase RibD, translating to MSSHEFYMNLALQNAVSMKGQTDPNPLVGSVIVNDNQIVGIGAHLKTGGPHAEVHALQMAGEKAEGGTIYVTLEPCSHHGRTGPCAEAIVRAGLKKVVVATLDPNPVVSGNGIKILENAGLEVIVGVCEEDSRRMNEVFNKYITTKTPFITLKSATTLDGKIAAYTSDSKWITSEEARHDVHQLRNEHAAILVGVNTVIKDDPELTTRIMNGRNPIRVILDTTLKIPLISKVVKDQLAETWVFTGVNHSEQKKQELEKHGVKVFVTSGNTRVSLPEVLTILGQHHISSLLIEGGGEVNAAFIEEHLVDKLVLYIAPKLIGGKSAPTFLEGVGIDKMSRAVDLEDLKIEKLGPDYRFVAYPRYR from the coding sequence ATGAGTAGTCATGAATTTTATATGAACCTAGCCCTTCAAAATGCAGTATCTATGAAGGGGCAAACTGACCCAAATCCATTGGTTGGTTCCGTTATAGTGAATGATAACCAGATTGTAGGAATTGGTGCTCACCTAAAAACGGGTGGACCGCATGCTGAAGTTCACGCTCTTCAAATGGCGGGAGAAAAGGCAGAGGGAGGGACCATCTACGTAACACTTGAACCTTGCTCGCATCATGGAAGAACAGGTCCGTGTGCAGAAGCGATTGTTAGAGCTGGACTAAAAAAAGTGGTTGTCGCAACACTTGATCCGAATCCGGTTGTTTCAGGAAACGGGATCAAAATCTTGGAAAATGCGGGACTTGAAGTAATTGTTGGTGTTTGTGAAGAAGACTCACGAAGAATGAATGAAGTATTTAATAAATACATTACAACTAAAACACCTTTTATTACATTAAAGTCTGCAACTACACTCGATGGAAAAATTGCTGCTTACACTTCAGATAGCAAATGGATCACATCAGAAGAAGCTAGGCATGATGTGCATCAATTAAGGAATGAGCATGCTGCTATTTTAGTTGGAGTAAATACTGTCATCAAGGATGATCCTGAATTAACAACTAGAATAATGAATGGAAGGAATCCGATAAGGGTTATATTGGATACAACTTTAAAAATCCCCTTGATTTCCAAGGTTGTGAAAGACCAACTTGCTGAGACTTGGGTATTTACTGGAGTGAATCATTCGGAGCAAAAGAAACAAGAGTTAGAAAAACATGGAGTGAAAGTTTTTGTTACATCAGGGAATACTAGAGTGAGTTTGCCTGAGGTTTTAACCATATTGGGTCAACATCATATTTCATCTTTATTAATAGAAGGTGGAGGAGAAGTGAATGCTGCATTTATTGAGGAGCATTTAGTTGATAAGTTAGTGCTGTATATCGCGCCAAAATTAATTGGTGGTAAAAGTGCGCCAACGTTCTTGGAAGGTGTAGGAATTGATAAAATGAGTCGTGCAGTTGATTTAGAGGATTTGAAAATTGAGAAACTTGGACCTGATTACAGATTTGTAGCTTATCCTCGTTATAGATAA
- a CDS encoding GTP cyclohydrolase II — MINTNVVSILENKINIIKHNEEFIYLVGPIKLPVNLDGETTVFQWYCWLRCSDIDGDFCGDGSFNLEKIIERLASSNLAEMQQSSVLVYGDFENAEETLIRMHSICHTGDIFGSKRCDCGFQLKSAMKMIAAQGSGALFYLSNHEGRGIGLFSKALAYILQEDGFDTVEANLNLGFVDDARSYEDAIAVLKTLRTKPVTLITNNPRKLEALQESGANVSGRIPLWGDKSEYNEKYLETKIKRSGHFRGDLNE; from the coding sequence TTGATTAATACTAATGTAGTATCTATATTAGAAAATAAAATAAATATAATTAAACATAATGAAGAGTTCATATATCTAGTAGGTCCTATTAAATTACCTGTCAATCTTGATGGAGAAACGACCGTTTTTCAATGGTATTGTTGGCTGCGATGTAGTGATATTGATGGAGATTTCTGTGGAGATGGCTCTTTTAATTTAGAGAAAATTATCGAAAGATTAGCTTCTTCAAATTTAGCTGAAATGCAGCAGTCTAGTGTCTTAGTTTATGGAGATTTTGAAAATGCTGAAGAAACGCTTATTCGAATGCATAGTATCTGTCACACAGGTGATATTTTTGGGAGTAAGCGCTGTGATTGTGGTTTCCAGCTGAAATCGGCGATGAAGATGATAGCTGCTCAAGGGTCTGGTGCGTTATTTTATTTATCGAATCATGAAGGTAGAGGAATAGGGCTTTTTAGTAAGGCGTTAGCTTATATTTTACAGGAAGATGGGTTTGATACAGTTGAAGCGAATCTGAATTTAGGATTTGTTGATGATGCGAGAAGTTATGAAGATGCTATTGCTGTGTTAAAAACGCTACGTACAAAACCAGTAACGCTTATTACTAATAATCCACGTAAGTTAGAGGCGTTGCAGGAATCAGGGGCAAATGTATCAGGCCGTATTCCTTTGTGGGGAGACAAATCTGAATATAACGAAAAATATCTAGAGACGAAAATTAAGAGATCTGGTCACTTCAGAGGCGACTTAAATGAGTAG
- a CDS encoding sensor histidine kinase, with protein sequence MEAVKGFLMNAQFIIMPILFSHFIFFRGIYIEGSQKKRMYIFTMTSIISIILCMSFPVHLGSFIFDLHLIPLLLGILYGGKKGGFITLGVIVFYRFILGGGIGAYITIFETVFVLLITMPLVKRIRSSNVLQRIAYSSSICISPLIIGYIISLFILDNPPHLLVLGLCFITILTLGMVFIIIDIMSERYKYFNAVRKSEKLEVVSQLAASISHEVRNPLTVTKGFLQLLNGDEEDLKKKSYIELALNQLNDAEVIISDYLTFAKPEGSDGTTIQLHKEISYVLSVLRPLANHYSVSINSQMISVDIQGDVSKFRQCFINILKNCLEAMPDGGTLNLSTYLMGDTVFVKIQDSGIGMSEEQLKRLGEPYFSTKTKGTGLGMMVSFSVIRSLGGTVNVESVQNEGTTFVIGFPYLTCLDELA encoded by the coding sequence ATGGAAGCGGTTAAAGGGTTTTTGATGAATGCTCAATTTATAATTATGCCGATCTTATTTTCTCATTTCATTTTCTTTAGAGGTATTTATATCGAGGGTAGCCAGAAAAAGCGAATGTACATTTTTACAATGACCTCTATTATTTCAATTATTTTATGTATGAGTTTTCCTGTTCATTTAGGGAGCTTTATCTTTGACTTACACTTAATTCCTTTATTGTTGGGGATTTTATATGGAGGAAAAAAAGGTGGTTTTATAACCCTTGGTGTTATCGTATTTTATCGATTTATATTAGGTGGAGGAATTGGTGCCTATATAACCATTTTTGAGACTGTTTTTGTTTTATTAATTACGATGCCGTTAGTGAAGCGAATAAGGAGTAGTAATGTACTACAGCGGATAGCTTATTCTTCTTCTATCTGTATTTCTCCATTAATTATTGGGTACATCATTAGTTTGTTTATACTTGATAATCCCCCACATTTACTTGTTTTAGGTTTATGTTTTATTACCATATTAACTTTAGGGATGGTTTTTATTATCATTGACATTATGTCTGAACGTTACAAATACTTTAATGCGGTTCGAAAATCTGAAAAACTTGAGGTTGTCAGTCAATTAGCGGCATCTATCTCACACGAGGTACGTAATCCGCTAACGGTGACGAAAGGATTTTTGCAATTGTTGAATGGTGATGAAGAAGACCTTAAGAAGAAGAGCTATATCGAGCTAGCGTTAAATCAATTAAATGATGCAGAAGTTATTATATCTGACTATCTTACTTTTGCTAAACCTGAAGGCTCGGATGGAACTACGATTCAGTTACATAAAGAAATTTCTTATGTGCTTTCTGTATTACGACCTTTAGCTAATCATTATTCGGTTTCAATCAATTCTCAAATGATTTCTGTAGACATTCAAGGAGATGTCAGTAAGTTCAGACAATGTTTTATAAATATTTTGAAAAATTGTTTAGAGGCAATGCCCGATGGAGGAACACTTAATTTAAGTACATATTTAATGGGTGACACGGTATTTGTAAAAATTCAGGATAGTGGGATAGGTATGTCGGAGGAACAATTAAAAAGACTTGGCGAACCTTACTTTTCGACAAAAACAAAGGGGACCGGCTTAGGAATGATGGTTTCCTTTAGTGTGATAAGATCACTTGGTGGAACGGTTAATGTTGAAAGTGTGCAGAATGAAGGAACAACCTTTGTTATTGGGTTTCCATATCTAACATGTTTGGATGAATTGGCATAA
- a CDS encoding GNAT family N-acetyltransferase, translated as MKTIVITNKNELESAFEIRKKVFVEEQGVPLEDEFDQFDHLEADCKHILVSQENEAVGTGRIRYVDDLGKLERICILLTHRKQGIGNIIIRTLEEIALERGVNKVKLHAQTHAENFYKKLGYETMSDVFIEDGIPHIIMAKKLA; from the coding sequence ATGAAGACAATAGTAATAACTAATAAAAATGAATTAGAATCAGCGTTTGAAATAAGAAAAAAAGTGTTTGTTGAGGAACAAGGGGTACCTTTAGAGGATGAATTTGATCAATTTGATCATCTTGAAGCAGATTGCAAGCACATACTAGTTTCTCAAGAAAACGAAGCAGTAGGAACCGGAAGGATAAGATATGTTGATGATTTAGGCAAACTAGAAAGAATATGCATACTATTAACACACCGAAAACAAGGGATCGGCAATATCATTATTAGAACCCTTGAAGAAATAGCACTAGAGAGAGGTGTAAATAAAGTAAAATTACATGCCCAAACACACGCGGAAAATTTTTATAAAAAACTAGGCTACGAAACGATGTCTGATGTATTCATAGAGGACGGTATTCCACACATTATCATGGCGAAGAAATTAGCCTAA
- a CDS encoding exonuclease domain-containing protein, whose translation MGINNMVQFVKQLSGRLSPNMYTSMASQTDPASIAFLRQLQREMKRENVLSIPFNDLKVVVFDLETTGFNPQKGDRIISIGAVKMHGEQVLEKESFYSLVHSIEELPAEIVDLTGITSEELNDAPTIEVVLKDFFQFVGSDTLVAHHANHERNFMEHATWSISRTNFLHRIIDTSFLTKIIEPNEKLVTLCESCSYFGISIEQRHHALHDAIAAANLWSASLKSIHQLGFSDLNDVYSHLAKIK comes from the coding sequence ATGGGGATCAATAATATGGTTCAATTTGTAAAACAATTGTCCGGGAGATTAAGTCCAAATATGTATACATCAATGGCAAGTCAAACAGATCCAGCTAGCATTGCTTTTTTACGCCAATTACAGAGAGAAATGAAAAGAGAAAATGTTTTGAGTATCCCCTTCAACGACTTGAAAGTGGTTGTTTTCGACTTAGAAACAACAGGCTTTAATCCTCAAAAAGGAGACCGTATTATTTCGATAGGTGCTGTGAAAATGCATGGTGAACAAGTGCTTGAGAAGGAAAGCTTTTATTCTTTAGTTCATAGTATAGAAGAACTACCCGCGGAAATTGTTGATTTAACAGGGATTACGAGTGAGGAGTTAAATGATGCGCCAACAATTGAAGTTGTTCTTAAAGACTTCTTTCAATTTGTAGGTAGTGATACACTTGTGGCTCATCACGCAAATCATGAAAGAAACTTTATGGAACATGCCACATGGTCTATCTCCAGAACTAATTTTCTACATCGTATTATTGATACTTCTTTTTTAACTAAAATTATTGAACCGAATGAGAAGTTGGTTACTTTATGTGAGAGTTGTTCTTATTTTGGTATTTCGATTGAGCAAAGGCACCATGCGTTACATGATGCGATTGCTGCAGCTAATCTTTGGTCGGCAAGTCTTAAATCTATTCACCAGCTAGGCTTTTCAGACCTTAATGATGTTTATTCCCATTTGGCTAAAATAAAGTAA
- a CDS encoding DUF294 nucleotidyltransferase-like domain-containing protein: protein MNDELSLLKQWRDEHIKAYTNNHESLNQFHDGLMTKTIQLVIKKVASEQGTPPAHFAFFLMGSAGRSEQSVWSDQDHGIIFEGHGKGHQDYFLRLGKEISDALAKVGYEYCDGKVMASNVLWCKSLSEWKEQISSWLIEESWESLRHFSTFFDSRVLIGEHQLLSSLKELAFVRLNSNPRLYLRLLENVSHIKKGVGLFGQLIPIDTGEETGSINLKEKVFFSYVNSLRLLALKEKISEPSTLSRFMLLADDYKNIKDYQNDFVSLLQYRLYFQQNSTSYEGVHYLKLESLTKKEKQEIKRIMKRGYKLFSETRAIIEKGD, encoded by the coding sequence ATGAATGATGAGTTGAGTTTGTTAAAGCAGTGGAGAGACGAACATATAAAAGCTTATACGAATAATCATGAAAGTTTAAATCAATTCCATGACGGATTAATGACAAAAACAATTCAGTTAGTTATAAAAAAAGTAGCGAGTGAGCAGGGGACACCTCCTGCCCACTTTGCTTTTTTTTTAATGGGAAGTGCAGGGAGATCTGAACAATCTGTTTGGAGTGATCAAGATCACGGGATTATCTTTGAGGGACATGGTAAAGGTCATCAGGATTATTTCTTGCGTTTGGGTAAAGAAATATCCGATGCTCTAGCAAAGGTTGGCTATGAGTATTGTGATGGGAAAGTGATGGCTTCAAATGTACTTTGGTGCAAATCGCTTAGTGAATGGAAAGAACAAATTTCTTCTTGGTTAATAGAAGAGAGTTGGGAATCATTAAGGCATTTTTCAACTTTCTTTGATTCAAGGGTTTTGATTGGCGAACATCAGTTGTTGTCATCGTTAAAAGAGTTGGCTTTTGTGAGGTTGAATTCAAATCCACGATTATATCTGAGATTATTGGAAAATGTATCTCATATCAAAAAAGGTGTTGGGTTATTTGGTCAGCTTATACCAATAGATACAGGTGAAGAGACTGGAAGTATCAATCTAAAAGAGAAAGTGTTCTTTTCTTATGTTAATTCTTTGAGGTTGTTAGCTTTAAAAGAAAAAATTAGTGAGCCCTCAACATTATCTAGGTTTATGTTACTCGCGGATGATTATAAGAATATTAAAGATTACCAAAATGACTTCGTGAGTTTATTGCAATATCGGCTTTACTTTCAACAGAATTCAACTAGCTATGAAGGGGTTCATTATTTAAAGCTTGAAAGTTTAACGAAAAAGGAGAAGCAAGAAATTAAACGCATCATGAAAAGAGGTTATAAACTCTTTTCTGAGACAAGAGCGATTATCGAAAAGGGTGATTGA
- a CDS encoding ammonium transporter yields MDAVFLMNNLWVTVSGILVLFMLGGFILLEAGSTRMKNAGHVAGKTIFTMGLGSLVFWALGFGLIYGEGNSFIGLSNFFYGDFTTMGEGLAGSVDFFFQLAFALIALTIAFGGFAERAKLSAYVVFAILFSILIYPVVAHWIWGGGWLSAHGKQDFAGSTVVHLTGAMAALAATIILKPRIGKYSKDGKSNDLAGHNQVYTTLGVLILWVGWFGFNAGSTFGVDGAFFGYVALNTQLAAGAGAVAAMFIVWAMTGKADIPTTLNGALAGLVAITASCAFVAPWAAVVIGLIGGLIVFFAMKFFDKAKIDDPIFALSVHGAAGIWGTISTGFFATPELAAMNTGAAGLFYGGGFHQLGVQIMGVASSGLYAFVVSFIILKVMSVVMKGIRVTEEEEIIGLDLSEHGSYGYPENMPQSASKNTSA; encoded by the coding sequence ATGGATGCAGTCTTTTTGATGAATAACTTGTGGGTAACTGTTTCTGGGATTTTAGTCTTGTTTATGCTTGGTGGATTTATTTTACTAGAAGCTGGTTCAACAAGAATGAAAAATGCAGGTCATGTTGCTGGGAAAACTATTTTCACGATGGGCTTAGGTTCGTTAGTATTCTGGGCATTAGGTTTTGGTCTCATATATGGAGAAGGTAATAGTTTCATAGGTTTATCTAATTTCTTTTATGGTGACTTTACTACAATGGGAGAAGGTTTAGCTGGATCCGTTGATTTCTTTTTCCAATTAGCATTTGCATTAATTGCATTAACAATCGCATTTGGTGGGTTTGCAGAACGTGCTAAATTATCAGCTTACGTTGTCTTCGCGATTCTCTTCTCAATCCTTATCTATCCAGTGGTTGCACATTGGATTTGGGGTGGTGGATGGTTATCTGCACATGGCAAACAGGATTTTGCTGGTTCTACAGTCGTTCATTTAACAGGTGCAATGGCTGCCTTAGCTGCAACAATTATTTTAAAACCTCGTATTGGTAAATACAGTAAAGATGGAAAGTCTAACGATTTAGCTGGACACAATCAGGTTTATACTACATTGGGTGTATTAATACTTTGGGTAGGTTGGTTTGGATTTAATGCAGGAAGTACGTTTGGCGTAGATGGTGCATTTTTCGGATATGTAGCTTTAAATACTCAATTAGCAGCTGGTGCTGGTGCTGTTGCGGCAATGTTCATTGTTTGGGCAATGACAGGCAAGGCTGACATTCCGACTACTTTAAATGGTGCCTTAGCTGGTTTAGTAGCGATTACTGCTTCGTGTGCTTTCGTTGCTCCTTGGGCAGCTGTAGTAATTGGTTTAATTGGTGGTTTAATTGTTTTCTTCGCAATGAAATTCTTTGATAAAGCTAAAATTGATGATCCAATCTTTGCATTATCGGTACATGGTGCTGCAGGGATCTGGGGAACCATTTCAACTGGTTTCTTCGCTACTCCAGAATTAGCTGCAATGAACACAGGTGCTGCTGGATTATTCTATGGTGGCGGATTCCACCAATTGGGTGTTCAAATTATGGGTGTTGCTAGCTCTGGGTTATATGCATTCGTAGTTTCGTTTATCATCTTAAAAGTAATGAGTGTTGTAATGAAGGGTATAAGAGTAACTGAGGAAGAAGAAATCATTGGTCTTGACTTAAGTGAGCATGGTAGCTATGGTTATCCTGAGAACATGCCGCAAAGTGCAAGCAAAAACACTAGTGCTTAA
- a CDS encoding alanine/glycine:cation symporter family protein, which produces MQAVVDQINGFIWSPALIYLCLAVGLYFTIATKFLQVRHMKGIGKLMFQRSSSDAGISSFQALTMALSGRVGTGNIAGVATAIAAGGPGAVFWMWLIAFLGAGSAFIEAALGQVYKVKKDGQFRGGPAFYIEKGLKIKWYAVLFAVVTVIATGALLPGVQANSIATSVDTAFGIPKWVTGAVIVVFLAIIILGGVKRIARVAEFVVPFMAIGYILVALIIIALNIGQLPEVISLIFKSAFGVDAAFGGIIGAAITWGVKRGIYSNEAGQGTAPHAAAAADVSHPAKQGIVQAFSVYIDTLFICSATAFMILITGMYNVHPEGEEAIYTNLADMKPGPGYTQSAVESVLPGFGAPFVAIALLFFAFTTIMAYYYMAETNLAYINRKSRRLWTEYLLKFVLLGMVFYGSVKEAAVAWGLGDIGVGSMAWLNIIAIVLLTKPALKILRDYESQLKDGKDPVFNPVKVGITDADYWEKEYQYEGSGELNSTPPKTNNTINKN; this is translated from the coding sequence ATGCAGGCAGTTGTTGATCAAATCAATGGATTTATCTGGAGTCCGGCACTTATTTATTTATGCTTAGCGGTGGGCCTATATTTTACAATTGCAACGAAGTTTCTTCAAGTAAGACATATGAAGGGGATTGGAAAACTAATGTTCCAACGTAGCTCTTCAGATGCTGGAATATCTTCATTTCAAGCATTAACAATGGCTCTTTCGGGTCGTGTAGGAACAGGTAATATTGCAGGGGTAGCAACAGCGATTGCTGCAGGTGGTCCTGGTGCTGTATTTTGGATGTGGTTAATCGCATTTTTAGGTGCTGGTTCAGCGTTCATCGAAGCAGCATTAGGTCAGGTATATAAAGTAAAGAAAGATGGCCAATTTCGTGGTGGCCCTGCATTTTATATTGAAAAAGGACTTAAAATTAAATGGTATGCAGTTTTATTTGCAGTAGTTACAGTGATCGCTACTGGTGCACTTCTTCCTGGTGTACAAGCAAATAGTATTGCTACTAGTGTTGATACAGCATTCGGGATTCCAAAATGGGTAACAGGGGCTGTCATCGTCGTATTTTTAGCAATTATTATTTTAGGTGGAGTAAAGAGGATTGCTCGAGTGGCTGAATTTGTGGTGCCTTTTATGGCTATCGGTTATATTTTAGTTGCTCTTATTATCATAGCTTTAAACATTGGTCAGTTACCTGAGGTTATCTCTCTCATCTTCAAGAGTGCCTTTGGTGTTGATGCGGCATTTGGTGGGATTATTGGTGCCGCGATTACATGGGGAGTAAAGCGTGGTATTTATTCTAATGAAGCTGGACAGGGAACTGCACCACATGCAGCAGCAGCTGCGGATGTCTCACATCCAGCGAAGCAGGGAATTGTTCAAGCATTCTCAGTTTATATCGATACACTATTTATTTGCTCAGCAACAGCATTCATGATTTTAATTACGGGTATGTATAATGTACACCCTGAAGGAGAAGAAGCGATTTATACTAACCTAGCAGATATGAAGCCAGGTCCAGGATATACACAATCAGCCGTTGAGTCGGTCCTTCCAGGTTTTGGAGCACCGTTTGTGGCAATTGCTTTATTATTTTTCGCGTTTACTACAATTATGGCTTACTATTATATGGCTGAAACAAATCTTGCGTACATTAATCGTAAATCTAGGAGATTATGGACTGAATATCTGTTGAAGTTTGTGTTATTAGGAATGGTGTTCTATGGAAGTGTTAAAGAAGCTGCTGTCGCTTGGGGTTTAGGTGATATAGGAGTAGGAAGTATGGCTTGGTTAAATATCATTGCGATTGTCTTATTAACAAAGCCTGCATTAAAGATTCTAAGAGACTATGAATCTCAGCTTAAAGATGGAAAAGATCCTGTTTTTAATCCAGTGAAGGTTGGAATAACGGATGCTGACTACTGGGAGAAGGAATATCAATATGAAGGTTCTGGAGAATTGAATTCAACACCACCAAAGACAAATAATACAATAAATAAAAACTAA